The Thermosynechococcus sp. genome has a segment encoding these proteins:
- a CDS encoding ABC transporter ATP-binding protein, with amino-acid sequence MASFRSILGYYRAYRGIAIASITAASVCELVDLLVPYAIGQILNLLSQQPLDPPVVAIAHRLQTWTGWGDTFSAHLAVLGSIVFLATVVRAPIQPWLGVWFHWWIALAARRDHTRQAIEKILTLPLEFFEENNPGRIANRVTKGIANHTWSYPEIAGQLIPKLVRVLGIGVIVWWLDWPIALGLLISFTVILVLTLRILRRIIQKEEILDSHIESTESRTSEIITNIKTVKAFATEARELARQKQRLDREFKMVIDRIHRGYMHLITWQGAVVQFCLFSLLGFSLAATIAGRVSIGHFITIYTLASMAYAEITPLSQVSEVFARRYASILRFHEFMELPAGRDAIDLEQPEIPSLKFSGKVDFQHVWFSYTPGRPILRDINLLIEPCQTVALVGRSGSGKSTLIKLLFRYFQPEQGHILIDGQDIQTLDVRAYRRRLAIVHQEVDVFNGTLWDNLTYANPNVSADAVYEACAIARVDEFVQQLPFGYRTIVGERGLRLSGGQRQRLGIARALLADPDVLIFDEATSSLDYESEREIQLALRAITGTRTMIVIAHRLSTVRDAHQIVVLDQGTIREQGDHDTLLAQGGLYAHLYSIQRDRPPTA; translated from the coding sequence ATGGCCTCATTTCGCTCCATTCTGGGTTACTATCGTGCCTACCGGGGGATAGCGATCGCCAGCATTACCGCCGCCAGTGTGTGCGAGCTGGTGGACTTACTTGTGCCCTATGCCATTGGTCAAATTCTCAACCTGCTCTCCCAACAACCCCTTGACCCGCCAGTGGTGGCGATCGCCCATAGACTCCAAACATGGACAGGCTGGGGCGATACCTTTAGTGCTCATCTCGCCGTTCTCGGCAGTATTGTTTTTTTGGCCACTGTGGTGCGCGCCCCGATTCAACCGTGGCTGGGGGTATGGTTCCACTGGTGGATTGCCTTGGCGGCCCGTCGCGACCACACGCGCCAAGCCATCGAGAAAATTCTGACCCTTCCCCTCGAATTCTTTGAGGAAAATAACCCTGGCCGCATTGCCAACCGGGTCACCAAAGGGATTGCCAACCATACGTGGAGCTATCCAGAAATTGCCGGTCAACTGATTCCCAAACTCGTACGGGTCCTGGGGATTGGCGTGATTGTCTGGTGGTTGGATTGGCCGATCGCCCTTGGGCTGTTGATCTCCTTTACAGTCATCTTGGTGCTGACCCTGCGCATCCTAAGGCGCATTATTCAAAAGGAAGAAATCCTCGACAGCCACATCGAAAGCACGGAAAGCCGCACCTCAGAGATCATCACCAATATCAAAACCGTCAAGGCCTTTGCCACTGAAGCCCGTGAACTCGCTCGCCAGAAGCAGCGGCTGGATCGCGAGTTCAAGATGGTGATTGACCGCATCCATCGCGGCTACATGCACCTAATCACTTGGCAGGGAGCGGTGGTGCAGTTTTGCCTTTTTAGTTTGTTGGGATTTTCCCTAGCAGCGACCATCGCTGGACGGGTCTCCATTGGCCACTTTATTACGATTTACACCCTTGCCAGTATGGCCTATGCGGAAATTACGCCTCTCTCGCAGGTGTCTGAGGTGTTTGCGCGGCGCTATGCCTCAATTTTACGCTTCCATGAATTTATGGAATTGCCCGCCGGTCGCGATGCCATTGATCTTGAGCAACCGGAAATTCCCAGCCTGAAGTTTTCGGGCAAGGTGGATTTTCAGCATGTTTGGTTTAGCTACACGCCAGGGCGTCCCATTCTGCGGGATATTAACTTACTCATTGAACCCTGCCAAACGGTGGCCCTAGTGGGGCGATCGGGTTCGGGGAAATCCACCCTAATCAAGCTCCTCTTTCGTTACTTCCAGCCGGAGCAGGGACACATTCTCATAGATGGCCAAGATATTCAAACCCTCGATGTCCGCGCCTATCGCCGCCGGCTGGCTATTGTCCACCAAGAAGTCGATGTCTTTAATGGCACCCTCTGGGATAACCTGACCTATGCTAACCCCAATGTCAGTGCCGACGCCGTCTATGAGGCCTGTGCCATTGCGCGGGTGGATGAATTTGTGCAGCAGTTGCCCTTCGGCTATCGCACGATTGTCGGTGAACGGGGGTTGCGGCTTTCGGGGGGACAGCGGCAGCGGTTAGGGATTGCCCGTGCCCTCTTGGCGGATCCTGATGTGCTGATTTTTGATGAGGCAACGTCAAGTCTGGATTACGAATCAGAGCGGGAAATTCAGCTAGCCCTACGCGCCATTACGGGTACTCGCACAATGATTGTGATTGCCCACCGCCTGAGTACAGTGCGGGATGCCCATCAGATTGTGGTGCTGGATCAGGGCACGATCCGTGAGCAGGGCGACCATGACACCCTCCTTGCCCAAGGGGGATTGTATGCCCATCTCTATTCGATTCAGCGCGATCGCCCCCCCACCGCTTAA
- a CDS encoding cation transporting ATPase C-terminal domain-containing protein yields MQPYRQAFREGQRIYNGIQDVSKLFLVRVFSFSLLCLVTVMAGRAFPLLIKHNSLLTLWGVGLPTLAVAFWAVPGPRPHRSLIRSLLHFVIPATLSLALLAIFMYLGVLARELTPLVELLQGRFDPDLVNDREMLSELSQSVAIARTALVTSLILASLCLVLFLKPPHPVWVGGAPLVGNWRYVAVVVILLAGFVIISTSPTLRSVAELEPLSWSLWALIVLIVLLWMILLRSFWRYRLLDRFLGVNLS; encoded by the coding sequence TTGCAGCCTTACCGGCAGGCCTTTCGCGAGGGGCAGCGCATCTACAACGGTATTCAAGATGTCAGCAAGCTCTTTTTGGTACGGGTCTTTAGCTTTAGTTTACTGTGCCTTGTCACTGTTATGGCAGGGCGCGCCTTCCCACTGCTGATTAAGCACAATAGCCTGCTAACGCTGTGGGGAGTGGGTTTACCCACACTGGCGGTGGCTTTTTGGGCAGTGCCGGGGCCGCGTCCCCATCGCTCCTTGATTCGTTCACTGCTGCACTTTGTCATCCCCGCCACCCTGAGCCTGGCGCTGTTAGCCATTTTCATGTACTTAGGGGTTTTAGCACGGGAACTAACACCCCTTGTGGAATTGCTCCAAGGACGGTTTGATCCAGACCTGGTGAATGATCGCGAGATGCTCTCGGAATTGAGCCAGAGTGTAGCGATCGCGCGCACGGCCTTGGTGACGAGTCTGATCTTGGCCTCCCTCTGTTTAGTGCTTTTCCTAAAGCCTCCCCATCCCGTATGGGTCGGCGGTGCTCCCCTAGTGGGCAACTGGCGGTATGTTGCGGTTGTAGTTATCCTACTGGCTGGCTTTGTCATCATTAGCACATCGCCCACCCTGCGATCGGTGGCGGAGCTAGAACCCCTCTCCTGGTCATTGTGGGCACTCATTGTGCTAATTGTCCTACTCTGGATGATTCTTTTGCGCAGCTTTTGGCGGTATCGGCTCTTGGATCGCTTCTTGGGGGTAAATCTCAGTTAG
- a CDS encoding HAD-IC family P-type ATPase has translation MVRVVGDGQIQVDESLLTGESDLVPKRAGDRLYSGSFCVRGAAAYVAEQVGEKSTAHQLTAAAKTHHHKLTPLQQEINLIIRVILALAVFLWLLVLFSLLVRLTTLQMSVQAAAVIAGLVPVGLYLTITLTYALGALRISRANVLVQQVNAIESLSGVDILCLDKTGTLTANALELHSWYPLSEAKQQTAATLGKFAASVSSPNRTIVALTEAFAGTPQPMRLEIPFSSAYKWSAVAWHDSETFILGAPDVLFKSEDLSPRVVELLQRGRQQGLRVLLFARSGSDPTWDERQETPVLPSELEPLAVIWVGDRLRPQCREVLARFQQAGIQVKIISGDHPETVVALGKQIGLDGGAIAISGTELAAMDDPSFDQMAEKATVFGRITPEQKAKLVTRLRALGHQVAMIGDGVNDVLSLKQANVGIAMESGSAITRNVADIVLLADSFAALPAGLSRGAAHLQRYSRCQQALFGTGL, from the coding sequence ATGGTACGAGTGGTTGGCGATGGACAGATCCAAGTGGATGAGTCATTGCTCACAGGGGAGTCAGATCTCGTTCCCAAGCGGGCGGGCGATCGCCTCTATTCCGGCAGCTTTTGTGTGCGCGGTGCCGCTGCCTATGTTGCCGAGCAGGTGGGGGAAAAGAGCACTGCCCATCAACTGACTGCTGCCGCCAAAACCCACCACCATAAACTCACACCCCTCCAGCAGGAAATTAACCTGATTATCCGCGTGATTCTTGCCCTGGCGGTTTTCCTGTGGCTATTGGTTCTATTCTCGCTCTTGGTGCGCCTGACCACTCTACAAATGAGCGTGCAAGCCGCAGCCGTAATTGCCGGCCTTGTCCCTGTGGGCCTGTACCTTACGATTACTCTCACCTATGCCCTGGGGGCGCTGCGCATTTCCCGTGCCAATGTCTTGGTGCAGCAGGTCAATGCCATTGAGTCCCTCAGTGGGGTGGATATTCTCTGCCTTGATAAAACGGGAACCCTAACGGCCAATGCCCTTGAACTCCATAGCTGGTACCCTCTCAGCGAGGCGAAGCAGCAAACGGCAGCAACCCTAGGGAAGTTTGCGGCTAGTGTCAGCAGTCCCAACCGTACCATTGTTGCCCTAACGGAGGCTTTTGCGGGAACTCCCCAGCCGATGCGCCTCGAAATTCCCTTTTCCTCCGCCTACAAGTGGAGTGCAGTCGCCTGGCACGACTCGGAAACGTTTATTTTGGGGGCACCGGATGTCCTCTTCAAGAGTGAGGACCTCTCCCCTAGGGTGGTTGAGCTGCTCCAGCGAGGGCGACAGCAGGGATTGCGGGTGCTCCTCTTTGCCCGCAGTGGCAGTGATCCCACTTGGGATGAGCGGCAGGAAACTCCTGTGTTGCCCTCAGAGTTGGAACCCTTGGCAGTGATTTGGGTGGGCGATCGCCTGCGACCCCAATGCCGTGAGGTGCTAGCCCGTTTTCAGCAAGCTGGAATTCAAGTCAAAATTATCTCCGGGGATCACCCGGAAACTGTTGTTGCCCTTGGCAAGCAAATTGGCCTCGATGGGGGGGCGATCGCCATCTCCGGGACAGAACTGGCCGCTATGGATGATCCCAGCTTTGATCAAATGGCTGAGAAAGCCACGGTTTTTGGTCGCATTACACCAGAGCAAAAGGCTAAACTCGTCACTCGCTTGCGTGCCCTCGGACATCAGGTGGCAATGATTGGTGATGGTGTGAATGATGTCCTATCCCTGAAGCAAGCTAATGTGGGAATCGCTATGGAAAGTGGCAGTGCCATTACCCGCAATGTGGCTGATATTGTGCTGCTTGCGGATTCCTTTGCAGCCTTACCGGCAGGCCTTTCGCGAGGGGCAGCGCATCTACAACGGTATTCAAGATGTCAGCAAGCTCTTTTTGGTACGGGTCTTTAG
- a CDS encoding universal stress protein, whose product MFKTILVALDTSELSARVMAAVAQLNLDPDAQVILSHVISPVESGFGVSADRPSLHPQMGTYRSIEWHLQRFQRQLPCDSEIEIVSGDPVEEILRLANIYRADLIVLGSRGLTGVERVVQGSVSSAVLADALCSVLVVKPAET is encoded by the coding sequence ATGTTCAAAACAATTTTAGTTGCCCTCGATACCAGTGAGTTATCGGCACGGGTGATGGCGGCGGTGGCACAGTTAAACTTAGACCCAGATGCCCAAGTGATTCTCAGTCATGTGATTTCACCGGTGGAGTCGGGGTTTGGGGTCAGCGCTGATCGCCCCTCCTTGCATCCCCAAATGGGAACCTACCGCAGTATTGAGTGGCATTTACAACGGTTTCAACGCCAGCTTCCCTGTGATTCAGAAATTGAAATTGTGAGCGGTGATCCCGTAGAGGAAATTTTACGCCTTGCAAATATCTACCGTGCTGACTTGATTGTGCTGGGCAGTCGCGGCCTCACTGGCGTGGAGCGCGTGGTTCAGGGCTCCGTCAGTAGTGCCGTCCTTGCCGATGCCCTCTGTTCGGTATTGGTGGTGAAGCCAGCGGAAACCTGA
- a CDS encoding Re/Si-specific NAD(P)(+) transhydrogenase subunit alpha, giving the protein MKVGVVKEREVGEQRVALIPEVVAKLVQQGYRLCVESGAGDMAHFSDDDYRAAGAEIGYSIEEVWGGVDVLLKVAPLRDREVEWIRPGTTLISFLNPLGNPWQMQHLAERHITAFALECIPRTSRAQSMDALSSQAAVAGYGAVILAASHLPRFFPMLTTAAGTIPPAKVFVIGAGVAGLQAIATARRLGAVVEAFDIRPAVKEEVQSLGAKFVEVNLEEDTVAAGGYAKEVSEAAKHKTQEAIAAHVRSADVVITTAQVPGKPAPLLVTEHMVASMKPGSVIVDLAAEQGGNCACTEPGRSICHQRVTIIGPINLPSTMAVHASQMYAKNISTLLKYLTPKGELILNFGDDIVDAACITHEGQVRNPRVLQLLHPAQTLAPML; this is encoded by the coding sequence ATGAAAGTTGGGGTCGTTAAGGAACGCGAAGTAGGAGAACAACGAGTTGCCCTAATTCCCGAGGTCGTTGCCAAGCTGGTGCAGCAAGGATATCGCCTCTGTGTGGAGTCCGGTGCAGGGGATATGGCTCACTTTAGCGATGATGACTACCGGGCCGCGGGGGCAGAAATTGGTTACTCCATTGAAGAGGTCTGGGGCGGTGTGGATGTGCTGCTCAAGGTGGCGCCCCTGCGCGATCGCGAGGTAGAGTGGATTCGCCCTGGCACCACCTTAATTAGTTTTCTCAATCCCTTGGGCAATCCATGGCAGATGCAGCACTTAGCAGAGCGGCATATTACTGCCTTTGCCCTTGAATGTATTCCCCGCACCAGTCGCGCCCAGAGTATGGATGCCCTGTCTTCCCAAGCGGCAGTGGCGGGCTATGGGGCGGTGATATTGGCGGCTTCCCATCTACCGCGCTTTTTCCCCATGTTGACGACGGCAGCGGGTACGATTCCTCCTGCCAAGGTGTTTGTGATTGGGGCAGGGGTGGCTGGCTTGCAGGCGATCGCCACCGCCCGACGTTTGGGAGCCGTGGTTGAGGCCTTTGATATTCGCCCAGCGGTCAAGGAAGAAGTGCAAAGCCTCGGGGCCAAATTCGTTGAAGTTAATCTTGAGGAGGATACCGTTGCTGCCGGCGGCTATGCCAAAGAGGTTTCTGAGGCTGCCAAGCACAAAACCCAGGAGGCGATCGCTGCCCATGTCCGCAGTGCCGATGTGGTCATTACCACCGCCCAAGTTCCCGGCAAACCGGCTCCCCTGTTGGTTACAGAACATATGGTGGCCAGCATGAAACCGGGTTCAGTCATTGTGGATTTAGCCGCTGAACAGGGGGGCAACTGTGCCTGCACAGAACCGGGGCGCTCCATTTGTCATCAGCGGGTTACCATTATTGGCCCGATTAATCTGCCCTCGACAATGGCGGTGCATGCCAGTCAAATGTATGCCAAAAACATTTCCACACTCTTGAAGTATCTCACCCCCAAAGGGGAATTGATCTTGAACTTTGGCGATGACATTGTGGATGCCGCCTGTATCACCCATGAAGGCCAGGTCCGCAACCCACGGGTACTGCAACTCCTGCATCCTGCCCAAACCTTGGCACCAATGCTTTAG
- a CDS encoding NAD(P) transhydrogenase subunit alpha, whose amino-acid sequence MTDPVLVGLMIFVLASFIGFEVINKVPPTLHTPLMSGSNAISGIAVIGALLMAGSGQTALTVVLGFIATVLATINVVGGFLVTDRMLQMFKR is encoded by the coding sequence ATGACAGATCCTGTGCTTGTTGGTCTGATGATTTTTGTCCTGGCCAGTTTCATTGGCTTTGAGGTGATTAACAAAGTCCCACCCACGCTGCATACTCCCCTCATGTCTGGCTCCAATGCCATTTCTGGTATTGCTGTGATTGGTGCCCTGCTGATGGCGGGGAGTGGGCAGACAGCCTTAACAGTGGTCTTGGGATTTATTGCGACGGTGCTAGCCACGATTAACGTGGTGGGCGGTTTTTTGGTCACGGATCGCATGTTGCAGATGTTTAAGCGGTAG
- a CDS encoding NAD(P)(+) transhydrogenase (Re/Si-specific) subunit beta, which produces MDWLTRIEELSYLGAAALFILGLKKLGSPATARQGNRLAALGMLIAIVVTLLDRQIINYTGILTAIGLGSVIGAIAAYKVEMTAMPQMVGLLNGLGGAASALVGIGEFCRTVAMGEPLTPSALITIILGVLIGGVTLTGSLVAFGKLQGLISGTPIIFPMQQVINLGLLVVFLVASGWVGLHPSQLPMFWGLVAIASILGVLFVLPIGGADMPVVISLLNSLSGLAASAAGFIVGNSMLIIAGALVGASGLILTQIMCKAMNRSLANVLFSGFGSTTTGNAAVTAQATAKSVRTIDPEESAMMLGYAKSVVIVPGYGMAVAQAQHSVKELADQLERLGVDVKYAIHPVAGRMPGHMNVLLAEANVPYPQLKDMEDINPEFENVDVALVIGANDVVNPAARTNPGSPVYGMPILDVDRARHTIVIKRSLNPGFAGIDNELFYKDKTLMLFGNAKEVLNQLIAEVKHL; this is translated from the coding sequence ATGGATTGGCTAACACGCATTGAAGAATTGAGCTATCTGGGTGCTGCGGCGCTCTTTATCCTCGGTTTGAAAAAGTTGGGGTCGCCGGCCACGGCCCGCCAAGGCAATCGCCTTGCCGCCTTGGGGATGTTGATTGCGATTGTGGTTACGCTTCTTGATCGCCAGATTATTAACTACACGGGCATCCTAACAGCCATTGGTCTCGGCAGCGTCATTGGCGCGATCGCTGCCTACAAAGTGGAAATGACGGCCATGCCCCAGATGGTGGGGTTACTCAATGGCTTAGGAGGGGCCGCCTCTGCCCTGGTGGGCATTGGTGAATTTTGCCGCACTGTGGCCATGGGTGAACCACTGACTCCCAGCGCACTTATCACCATTATTTTGGGGGTGCTCATTGGCGGGGTCACCCTCACTGGTAGCCTTGTTGCCTTTGGTAAACTTCAGGGACTGATTTCAGGAACCCCGATCATTTTTCCGATGCAGCAGGTCATTAACCTCGGCTTGCTGGTGGTTTTCTTGGTTGCCAGTGGCTGGGTGGGGTTGCATCCAAGTCAGCTGCCGATGTTCTGGGGCTTGGTGGCGATCGCCAGCATTTTGGGGGTGCTCTTTGTCCTGCCCATTGGTGGTGCCGATATGCCAGTGGTGATTTCCCTCTTGAACTCCCTCTCAGGGCTGGCTGCCAGTGCCGCTGGCTTTATCGTTGGCAACAGCATGTTGATTATTGCAGGTGCCTTGGTGGGAGCTTCAGGGCTGATTTTAACGCAGATTATGTGCAAAGCCATGAATCGCTCCTTGGCCAATGTCCTCTTCAGTGGTTTTGGTAGTACGACGACCGGTAACGCGGCGGTGACGGCTCAGGCCACGGCGAAGTCAGTGCGCACCATTGACCCTGAAGAAAGTGCAATGATGCTCGGCTATGCCAAGTCGGTGGTCATTGTCCCCGGCTATGGAATGGCGGTGGCTCAAGCGCAGCACAGCGTCAAAGAACTAGCAGATCAATTGGAGCGGCTCGGTGTCGATGTCAAATACGCAATTCACCCCGTTGCCGGTCGCATGCCGGGACACATGAATGTGCTGCTGGCCGAGGCCAATGTCCCCTACCCCCAACTTAAGGACATGGAGGACATCAATCCAGAATTTGAGAATGTGGATGTGGCACTGGTGATTGGCGCCAATGATGTTGTCAATCCCGCTGCCCGCACCAACCCCGGCAGCCCCGTGTATGGAATGCCCATTCTCGATGTGGATCGGGCACGGCACACAATTGTGATCAAGCGCAGCCTCAACCCGGGCTTTGCTGGTATTGACAATGAGTTATTCTACAAAGATAAAACCCTGATGCTTTTTGGCAATGCCAAGGAAGTACTCAATCAACTCATTGCCGAGGTGAAACACCTCTAG
- a CDS encoding HAD family phosphatase translates to MPLKAVLFDFNGVILDDEAIHAALVEEILLQENLRPQRGEYDLFCLGRSDRACLDNLLSRRGRAVTPAYLDKLVAQKAAAYRTRLASIEPFPFFPGAIALLQKLHAAQLKIAIVTGAVRSDVDLALERGQLHSIVDCIISAESVERSKPYPDPYLRAVEALQALGSDLTAADCLAIEDTLVGIQAAREADVKVLGVAHTYPFHMLQRRCHWVLDRLDQFDLAEIAPVFERSVASSPS, encoded by the coding sequence ATGCCCCTAAAGGCTGTTTTGTTTGACTTCAATGGTGTGATTCTCGACGATGAGGCCATTCATGCTGCCCTCGTTGAGGAGATCTTGCTGCAAGAAAATTTGCGACCGCAGCGGGGGGAGTACGACCTTTTTTGCTTGGGACGGAGCGATCGCGCCTGTTTGGATAACCTCCTCAGCCGCCGAGGACGGGCAGTGACCCCGGCCTATTTGGATAAACTGGTGGCTCAAAAGGCAGCCGCCTACCGCACTCGCTTGGCTAGTATCGAACCGTTTCCCTTCTTTCCGGGGGCGATCGCCCTGCTGCAGAAACTCCATGCTGCGCAATTGAAAATCGCCATTGTCACCGGTGCTGTGCGATCCGATGTGGACTTAGCCCTTGAGCGTGGCCAGCTCCACTCGATTGTGGACTGCATTATCAGTGCCGAAAGCGTGGAACGCAGCAAACCTTATCCTGACCCCTATCTACGTGCCGTTGAAGCCTTGCAAGCCCTAGGGAGTGATCTCACAGCCGCTGATTGTCTGGCGATCGAGGACACCTTAGTGGGGATTCAAGCCGCCCGCGAAGCTGATGTCAAAGTCTTGGGGGTAGCCCACACCTATCCCTTCCATATGCTGCAGCGTCGGTGTCATTGGGTACTTGATCGCCTAGATCAGTTTGACCTTGCGGAAATTGCCCCGGTATTTGAGCGCAGTGTGGCCTCCAGCCCCTCCTAG
- the trpC gene encoding indole-3-glycerol phosphate synthase TrpC: MQIRRRPPNPAVTVHNLHYQVPVADDAPRNILEKIVWHKEQEVEQLREVLPLADLQRQVLDAPPVRSFLAALQNPVTQPALIAEVKKASPSKGMIRPNFNPVAIAQAYVAAGATCLSVLTDSEFFQGSFEYLAQIRQVVEVPLLCKDFILYPYQMFLARLRGADAVLLIAAILSDKDLGYFLRIARGLGLTALVEVHTAEEMERVLALEEVQLVGINNRNLTDFSVDLATTEKLLAKYGAQLRDRNILVVSESGIQQRADVERVARAGAQAILVGESLMRPPAEMAHFSEAEQLQAQIQRLFPELAP; encoded by the coding sequence ATGCAAATTCGCCGCCGTCCTCCCAATCCCGCTGTCACTGTTCACAACCTCCACTACCAAGTGCCGGTGGCCGATGATGCCCCTCGCAACATTCTTGAGAAGATTGTTTGGCACAAAGAACAGGAGGTGGAGCAACTGCGGGAAGTCCTGCCCTTGGCTGATTTGCAGCGCCAGGTACTGGATGCGCCACCGGTGCGTTCTTTTTTGGCGGCTCTCCAGAATCCTGTTACCCAGCCAGCGCTGATTGCTGAGGTCAAGAAGGCCTCCCCCAGTAAAGGCATGATTCGGCCCAATTTTAACCCGGTGGCAATCGCCCAAGCCTACGTTGCCGCCGGTGCCACCTGCCTTTCCGTCCTAACGGACAGTGAGTTTTTCCAGGGCAGCTTTGAATACCTCGCCCAAATTCGCCAAGTGGTGGAGGTGCCACTGCTATGCAAGGACTTTATCCTCTATCCCTACCAGATGTTTCTGGCAAGGCTGCGGGGTGCCGATGCAGTGCTCCTGATCGCGGCTATCCTCTCGGACAAGGATTTGGGCTATTTTCTGCGGATTGCCCGTGGGTTGGGTCTAACGGCTCTCGTGGAGGTACACACCGCCGAGGAGATGGAACGGGTGCTGGCACTGGAGGAAGTACAGCTTGTGGGGATCAACAATCGCAACTTGACGGACTTTAGTGTTGATCTGGCCACTACTGAAAAACTTTTGGCCAAGTATGGGGCGCAATTGCGCGATCGCAACATCCTCGTGGTCAGCGAATCGGGCATTCAGCAGCGGGCCGATGTCGAACGGGTGGCACGAGCCGGCGCCCAAGCCATTTTAGTCGGAGAATCCCTCATGCGCCCCCCAGCGGAGATGGCGCACTTCAGCGAGGCGGAGCAACTCCAAGCGCAGATTCAGCGGTTATTCCCAGAGTTAGCCCCCTAG
- a CDS encoding cryptochrome/photolyase family protein, protein MPLNSCRTITFSGQKRTFSSGQPLAKPLSWSTFYRAGRRRFQILMEGKSPCWRQMELRC, encoded by the coding sequence GTGCCATTAAATTCCTGCCGAACAATCACTTTCTCTGGTCAGAAGCGGACTTTCAGCAGTGGGCAGCCGCTCGCAAAACCCTTGTCCTGGAGCACTTTCTACCGTGCAGGGCGGCGGCGGTTTCAGATCCTGATGGAGGGCAAATCTCCCTGCTGGCGGCAAATGGAACTACGATGCTGA
- a CDS encoding isoaspartyl peptidase/L-asparaginase, whose product MPQPTVILHGGAGSSLQDKGGLIPVRQSLHGIVTQVVHALKEGATAIEAVVLGCRLLEDEPRFNAGTGSVLQSDGQIRMSASLMDGQRQRLSGVINVSRVKNPIDLAHWLQQCPDRVLSEVGAAELARELQLPVYQPLTDQRLYEWLEERKGNFSKSMARVVAEEARRGTIGVVVLDQQGHLAVGTSTGGKGFERIGRVSDSATPAGNYANRLAAVSCTGIGEDILDEALATRIVVRVTDGLSLEAAFEKSFREAASRQRDFGAIGLDHQGAIAWGKTCDVLLAAYWDGTAIGDTLELPPGLQVGSQK is encoded by the coding sequence ATGCCCCAACCCACTGTTATTCTCCATGGCGGTGCCGGCAGTTCGCTCCAAGACAAAGGTGGTCTCATTCCTGTCCGCCAATCCCTCCATGGCATTGTCACCCAAGTGGTTCACGCCCTCAAAGAAGGGGCAACGGCAATTGAGGCAGTGGTTTTGGGGTGTCGGCTCCTAGAAGATGAACCGCGCTTCAATGCCGGCACAGGCTCGGTGCTGCAGTCCGATGGGCAGATTCGCATGAGCGCCTCTTTAATGGATGGGCAGCGGCAGCGTCTTAGTGGTGTCATCAACGTCTCGCGGGTAAAAAATCCCATTGATCTTGCCCACTGGCTACAACAGTGTCCCGATCGCGTTCTGTCCGAAGTGGGGGCAGCAGAATTGGCTCGTGAATTGCAGCTTCCTGTGTATCAACCCCTAACGGATCAGCGACTCTACGAGTGGCTCGAGGAACGCAAGGGCAATTTCTCAAAATCAATGGCGAGGGTGGTGGCCGAAGAGGCAAGACGGGGCACGATTGGTGTCGTGGTTTTAGATCAGCAGGGACACTTGGCTGTGGGGACTTCCACTGGCGGCAAGGGTTTTGAGCGTATTGGGCGGGTGAGTGACTCCGCAACCCCAGCTGGCAATTATGCCAACCGCTTAGCAGCGGTCAGTTGTACAGGCATTGGTGAAGACATTCTCGATGAGGCGCTGGCCACGCGGATTGTGGTGCGAGTAACCGATGGCCTGTCCCTCGAGGCGGCCTTTGAAAAATCCTTTCGGGAAGCTGCCAGTCGGCAACGGGATTTTGGCGCCATTGGCTTGGATCATCAGGGGGCGATCGCCTGGGGTAAGACCTGTGATGTTCTTCTTGCGGCCTACTGGGATGGCACGGCCATTGGCGATACCTTGGAATTACCACCGGGGCTACAGGTGGGCAGTCAGAAATAA